From Butyricimonas paravirosa, one genomic window encodes:
- the xseA gene encoding exodeoxyribonuclease VII large subunit, protein MEAIGLYQLNSLVKRELKNRFPDSFLVIAEIADVKENRSGHCYLELVEKREEDDAVIATARATIWAFTYRMLRPYFETTTGKSLQKGIKVLVRAEIVFHELYGYSLNIKDIDPTFTVGDLERKRKEIIDRLTQEGVIDMNRELEFPMLPKTVAIISSPTAAGYGDFVDQLHRNVYGYAFHTKLFPAVMQGEKTTESIIAALERIYEYESLFDVVVIIRGGGSQTDLGSFDSYELAANVAQFPIPILAGIGHERDETIVDRVAYRSVKTPTAAAAFLIECFNEVDSVLEDAKETLVRETRRILQEEKTRQVVRITEFKQFTRLFLEGQANNLTLSSRRVEHASRLFVQGRINGLNQLKMKAEGKVGALFERQRNRLDDMQKTMVRKTTELFTANRYFLELAETKMKYVDPKNILEKGFSITRVNGKAVRETARVKKGDVLETELFKGVIRSEIKDIETNI, encoded by the coding sequence ATGGAGGCTATTGGATTATACCAATTGAATAGTTTGGTGAAACGGGAGTTAAAGAATCGTTTCCCGGATAGTTTTTTGGTTATAGCCGAGATTGCTGATGTGAAAGAAAATCGGTCTGGGCATTGTTATCTGGAGTTGGTGGAGAAGAGGGAGGAAGATGATGCGGTGATTGCCACGGCTCGGGCTACGATATGGGCGTTTACTTATCGGATGCTAAGACCTTATTTTGAAACAACCACGGGAAAATCTTTACAGAAAGGGATCAAGGTGCTGGTTCGTGCGGAGATCGTTTTTCATGAGTTGTACGGGTATTCTTTAAATATAAAAGATATTGATCCGACTTTCACGGTTGGAGATCTAGAGCGGAAACGTAAAGAGATTATTGATCGATTGACGCAAGAGGGGGTAATTGATATGAATCGGGAACTGGAATTTCCGATGTTGCCGAAGACTGTGGCTATTATATCTTCCCCCACGGCTGCCGGGTATGGTGATTTTGTGGATCAGTTACATCGTAATGTTTACGGGTATGCTTTTCATACCAAGTTGTTTCCTGCCGTTATGCAGGGGGAGAAAACAACAGAATCTATTATTGCTGCCTTGGAAAGAATTTACGAGTATGAATCACTTTTTGATGTGGTGGTGATTATTCGAGGGGGTGGTTCACAAACGGATTTGGGTAGTTTTGATTCCTACGAGCTGGCAGCTAACGTGGCGCAGTTTCCTATTCCTATTCTTGCTGGTATTGGACATGAACGGGATGAAACGATCGTGGACCGGGTGGCTTATCGAAGTGTGAAGACCCCCACGGCAGCGGCGGCTTTTCTGATTGAGTGCTTTAACGAGGTGGATAGTGTATTGGAGGACGCTAAGGAAACCTTGGTGAGAGAAACCAGAAGAATTTTGCAAGAAGAAAAAACTCGTCAGGTAGTACGAATTACGGAGTTCAAGCAATTTACCCGTCTTTTTTTAGAGGGGCAAGCAAATAATTTGACCTTGTCGTCCCGGAGAGTAGAACATGCCTCAAGGCTTTTTGTACAGGGTCGGATCAATGGATTGAATCAATTGAAGATGAAGGCAGAAGGGAAGGTCGGAGCCTTGTTTGAGCGTCAGAGGAATCGTTTGGACGATATGCAAAAGACAATGGTACGTAAAACAACAGAATTGTTTACGGCTAATCGTTATTTTCTGGAGTTGGCAGAAACGAAAATGAAGTATGTTGATCCGAAAAATATACTGGAAAAGGGATTTTCGATCACTCGTGTCAACGGAAAAGCGGTTCGGGAGACGGCTCGTGTGAAGAAAGGGGATGTACTTGAAACAGAGTTGTTCAAAGGAGTTATTCGAAGTGAAATTAAAGATATTGAGACAAACATCTAA
- the yihA gene encoding ribosome biogenesis GTP-binding protein YihA/YsxC translates to MEIKSANFVISNTDVKKCPDPDRHEYAFIGRSNVGKSSLINMLTNHSKLAKTSGSPGKTQLINHFLINDEWYLVDLPGYGYARTSKSQRGQFSSMIKNYILKRENMVCLFVLIDSRHDPLKIDLDFMEWLGENGVPFVMVFTKADKLTTTERMNCIAKYQEKMKDTWESMPMAFITSAETKLGRVELLSYISELNRLELE, encoded by the coding sequence ATGGAAATTAAGAGTGCCAATTTTGTGATAAGTAACACGGATGTGAAGAAGTGTCCGGATCCGGATAGACACGAATATGCGTTTATCGGGAGATCGAACGTGGGGAAATCTTCGTTAATTAACATGTTGACGAACCACAGTAAACTGGCCAAGACATCCGGCAGTCCGGGAAAGACACAGTTAATCAATCATTTTTTGATTAATGATGAATGGTATCTGGTGGATTTGCCCGGATACGGCTATGCCAGAACATCTAAATCTCAGCGAGGACAATTCAGTTCCATGATAAAGAATTATATTTTAAAACGGGAGAATATGGTATGTCTTTTCGTGTTGATTGACAGCCGGCACGATCCGTTGAAGATTGACCTCGATTTCATGGAGTGGCTGGGAGAAAACGGGGTACCTTTTGTTATGGTCTTCACGAAGGCTGATAAGTTGACGACCACGGAACGAATGAATTGTATTGCCAAATATCAGGAAAAGATGAAAGATACATGGGAAAGTATGCCCATGGCGTTTATTACTTCTGCTGAAACAAAATTGGGACGGGTGGAGTTGTTGTCTTATATTTCTGAGTTGAATAGATTAGAACTAGAATAG